The DNA region GAACTATTATAGCTGAGAATTCGGTGTTgatggaatttgaggcagaaccaaatcagatgaacgaacattcgggacggatatagctaagttttatggcaatatttcaaagaaactgtattggaaatacgtaatgtaaattgtgagcatgtattgagaatcagaaatacatatctctattcgagtctgttctttaaatattcttcttgagtagatatagtgaaaattccctttccgtcaactgaatatattggatatttgttcaaccaactgtgttttattaaaatcaaattgaaattctCCCCATtaatacaatttgtcaaacagtaATTaccttgaagaagaatagtaaatactctttcgaacccttattcgatagtgttgaaatattgacagatttgtttttacaacgaaaattaaactgtaaatcaaaaatattccttaacagctgacaaaatgggccatttcatattttgaactcgttgatcgatgttcgatatcaacgcaaaacaaaataaaacgataGAGTATCATTCTACTTCCTCTGGTAGAAGAaagatagaacgaagcaaatgacatggtggcgccgccacgaaactgatcccatatccccgattttctgaaatgttgatgcttgcaaatagtgacaagtgcacacactagtattttagacatcttaggaaTAGTCAATCCAAAACGAATCATATTTTTTACCTGTCATAAACTTCGGCAAATAGAGAATTCCCTCTAGTATTTATATCTCGAGgttgattttcaatttcatctaaTTCTTTCCTTAAAACTCTAATTTCGTCTTGTAGTTCCATAATAATACCATTCGATTTGATCACTTCTTTTCTTTTGAGATCAAGAATTTGTTGGTATTCTTGGTTTTCCTTTATGAGAGTctacaaaaaagagaaaaaattaggTATGTCCAAATGCAATATCTACAATAATGAAATAAGATATCGCGTCTCGGCGTAGAGTTATAGAAGAAATTGAATCAGACAAATAACACCCGTTCTTATAGATATTGATCAATGTTACGATTTGAATCGAACCAGCCACGCTCAATCATTCAGGGTTTCAACGAAAGACCATTCCGTCGAAGCAAAGAATATGTTGACTTTAACCTATGTTTCGGTTTTATTTGATCTCATCAGGATAACACAGTTCCCACCTCGATGGAAAATGGAACGGAAATGAGGGTCCTTATTTTAATGCTGAAACGGAAGTATTAATAATACACCAGCTCCATCTGACACGCTGAAATGGATTAGTAAAATCATATTTGGTGAAATTTCATTAGCCAAAAATAGGTACTTCAATTAACTGCAACGTTCCTCAGGAAATATCACCTACTCAGTATTTTCTTTGACCTAACGCTATCGATCAAAGTCCAATAGACAACATAAAAGCAGAAACATACATACGTCCATTTTTAGATGGTTAAGAATTTCGGTTAGCTTACCACCACTCGATGGTTAATTTTTGTATACCTTGcgttttacaattttttcattatgaagGGTTTCGTAACCTTCGGTTAGATTTATATTTTGTAATGTTGGTAGAAATATATGAGTGATTTTACCCAAAGATTGGTTGTTGGGTATGAAATGATTCAGAGAGCGGTCCATATTAACATTCGATAAATTATCACctataataaaattattctcgcACTGGGCGATTGCATTTCTACAGTCTGTTAATATATCGAGCAAATCAAAACATACCATAGTACTCTCCTCCATCTTGTGGCATTTATGTTCAAGCGATTGGAATTCTACGTTCAAATCGAAAAGTTTGCTTTTCAGATCAGAAATTTCATCCTCCAATCGTTGAACTTTGTCGATATCGTTATTTTGCTCAATTGTTATATTTTGGTTGTCTTGCAGTTGTTTCTTCAGCTTTTTGTTATCCGCTTCCAATTGGCTGATTTTTTCGGACAAATCAGATGTTTCCTCTAGACGagaatttttcagaagaatttTCTCCTTTTCAAACTTATTACTTTGAGCCTTAAGTTCGCCTACAATCTTATCATGTTGCCTCTTCCAATGATCGATTTCAtcaatataatatttttcttgtGCTTCCAAAATACCGATTTTCCTTTTGAATTCATATTTCATTTGTTCTTTTTCTTCTCTCAATTGTGCTATTTGGAGAACCATATCGCATTTGCTATCTGCAGCCTTACTATTCGGAGAAGATTGCTCCTTTTTTTCACCTGAAAATTGTGAGTGAAGTTTTAACGATATCAGTTCCTTTTTAAAATGATTCATTTAAGTGAAGAGTAAAGGTTGATTCTCAGTGTACCTTCCACATCCTTCCCATATACATTCCGTCATATTTTGTGTATTCACCTTCCGCCTCCTTTCCATAACCATACAAATCGTCGTAGTGTAGATAGGTTTCGCTTTGATCTAATAATACTAATATTATACCGGGTGGTCCGCCACAGGCGCGGCGCtgattttgagggagtaaataaagatattttgaaaatcttttcttgtggtgtgtgtagggtgttcaaaagcacaatttaaaattattgtcttATGTAGGACTATATACAAGAtcatcgaaaacaaagatatagatcaaagttacacttttttaaatgtaacactctgtatttgaactcaaaaaatggaatggcaagctcaaattatgatgattttcttcagatcactttataccttagaaggaccatttacgagataatggcgaaaatggtttattagttttgaattaaaaatcgaaaattgctcagaaattgtcaggtttagatgtagaaaaattttatgaagatagtttcgaaattaatttttacgttcaacgagatttagaaataccgggtgtgccatttgaaataaaaaagttttcgacgattatttgtagttgatgtttgagaattatttATGATCACTCTGTTCCAGagtgttgaaattttcttttatatgtaggagtagccaacttgtcaactcgaaaaaattttgtgctcctgagctataaagtaatctgaagaaactcatcataacttgagcttgccattctatttttgaggtcaaatatagggtgttacatttaaaaaagtgcaactttggtctatatctttgtcttcgaacaccctgtatatatgacaataattttaaattgtgctgtCGGACATCCTACGCACACCACAAgaagagattttcaaaatatcttcatttactccctcaaaatgagcgccgcgtctggggtgggccacgcGGTATATCGCCGGATAAGGTATGGAAGCGAGACAGACGTCGAAAATATGTTCGAAATAATATTTTATGGATATGGTAGGTATATGCAGTATACAGCGTGCCAAAAAAGTAACGTAACTCGACAATAATTCTTGTACGAAGAATTTTTAAGGAAAATCCGTGGGCCTGtcgaattttaatttcaaaagtaaTTTATCGTATGCctttttgaatttgatatttctcaccCCCTACGCCCCGCCCTCCtctacttttatttt from Coccinella septempunctata chromosome 1, icCocSept1.1, whole genome shotgun sequence includes:
- the LOC123320244 gene encoding protein Spindly-like isoform X3: MDKLELPIGNHCEKKEQSSPNSKAADSKCDMVLQIAQLREEKEQMKYEFKRKIGILEAQEKYYIDEIDHWKRQHDKIVGELKAQSNKFEKEKILLKNSRLEETSDLSEKISQLEADNKKLKKQLQDNQNITIEQNNDIDKVQRLEDEISDLKSKLFDLNVEFQSLEHKCHKMEESTMTLIKENQEYQQILDLKRKEVIKSNGIIMELQDEIRVLRKELDEIENQPRDINTRGNSLFAEVYDSRNRIREKFINLAAKYDRTIKEKERLDEEVDILRTEVSTLRQAFNEEMKNFRPGNLFELSGDRDSMSAMRSLVQSYKEEIDRLTKGEQPAERDYRYYEAVIQRQEKDIDKLRGILSDHSLTHAMRARKISEMGCQIAYWKSKASEIESEKRFLELKFKELENKLSDLEQAEATKSGENKENDKTTDNKLSENKLHKNKPNTDNVHVKSK